From the genome of Syngnathus acus chromosome 24, fSynAcu1.2, whole genome shotgun sequence, one region includes:
- the LOC119117610 gene encoding phospholipase A and acyltransferase 2-like isoform X4: protein MDLEAQVEEISSKAKFGDLIEFSCPIGYSHWGLYDEDGYVLHFGVTDETQLMNNFRTTLQSAFPMAGDMLMGVTRIRRVPMGEVNLPKGVRVLISNNRHAFKPSSPEEMRRRFDALKDVELPYNFLFMNCEHFVTFVRYGKAICNQILTKPQNRETKSATRILRDIVDSKNLS, encoded by the exons GTTGAGGAGATCTCGTCAAAGGCCAAATTTGGAGACCTGATCGAGTTCTCGTGCCCGATCGGCTACTCGCACTGGGGCTTGTACGACGAAGATGGCTATGTGTTGCACTTTGGCGTGACAG ACGAGACGCAGCTCATGAACAACTTCCGCACCACTCTGCAAAGCGCGTTCCCCATGGCCGGTGATATGCTCATGGGCGTGACCCGCATTCGCCGGGTGCCAATGGGCGAGGTCAATCTCCCCAAAGGCGTCCGCGTCCTCATCAGCAACAACCGGCATGCTTTCAAGCCGTCATCGCCCGAGGAGATGAGGCGACGCTTCGACGCCCTGAAGGACGTGGAGCTGCCCTACAACTTTCTCTTCATGAACTGCGAgcattttgtcacatttgtgcGTTACGGGAAAGCCATCTGCAACCAG ATTCTCACCAAGCCCCAAAATAGAGAGACCAAGTCAGCCACCAGAATCTTACGGGACATCGTTGACTCTAAAAACCTTTCCtaa
- the LOC119117610 gene encoding phospholipase A and acyltransferase 2-like isoform X3: MDLQAQVEEISSKAKFGDLIEFSCPIGYSHWGLYDEDGYVLHFGVTDETQLMNNFRTTLQSAFPMAGDMLMGVTRIRRVPMGEVNLPKGVRVLISNNRHAFKPSSPEEMRRRFDALKDVELPYNFLFMNCEHFVTFVRYGKAICNQILTKPQNRETKSATRILRDIVDSKNLS, encoded by the exons GTTGAGGAGATCTCGTCAAAGGCCAAATTTGGAGACCTGATCGAGTTCTCGTGCCCGATCGGCTACTCGCACTGGGGCTTGTACGACGAAGATGGCTATGTGTTGCACTTTGGCGTGACAG ACGAGACGCAGCTCATGAACAACTTCCGCACCACTCTGCAAAGCGCGTTCCCCATGGCCGGTGATATGCTCATGGGCGTGACCCGCATTCGCCGGGTGCCAATGGGCGAGGTCAATCTCCCCAAAGGCGTCCGCGTCCTCATCAGCAACAACCGGCATGCTTTCAAGCCGTCATCGCCCGAGGAGATGAGGCGACGCTTCGACGCCCTGAAGGACGTGGAGCTGCCCTACAACTTTCTCTTCATGAACTGCGAgcattttgtcacatttgtgcGTTACGGGAAAGCCATCTGCAACCAG ATTCTCACCAAGCCCCAAAATAGAGAGACCAAGTCAGCCACCAGAATCTTACGGGACATCGTTGACTCTAAAAACCTTTCCtaa